In the Moritella sp. F3 genome, one interval contains:
- a CDS encoding efflux RND transporter permease subunit, producing the protein MQSLLTLLSQRRLAAKILTLVLIGLGLFALTQLPLAEKPRFDMGDGTITTVYPGASASDIESNVTSKLEKELLSISGIKEFNSTSEVGVSSIDFALNSDVSDPNIVYQDIRDAISRVSDLPTGVTDAPTLAIKKSYSLDFMVVGISSDLSYGSLRERAKTLELALRRVDGIGQVHPIDLRDPEFLIALEPVQLKRYGLTVGEIAQLIAERNVLISGGRLELLQNNPELITIAELDDINKLADMFIGFMPNIQLKDVAGDISSTFQKAEVFGSLNGQKSILFDLRTDESADVLATSAQVRDLLARMELQFGDKYKLDVGFDLANEIRAKSDIVRNNGLVGLILVLVVLALFLDKRIAFWVAVSIPVCLLGTLALLPALGQILDAYTLSALILIIGIIVDDAVVVSDKIITLVEEGQPIKKAVSNGVKAVFPAITASILSTMIAFIPLLFLPGNSGQMMYVIPLTVIVALCFSFIDALFFIPAHLQGVLVNSKRVKQSNETQFNYINNAIVWLLTKRKWVLSVSLLLCIGLGSFSYKQLSFLFFPTDGAYLIEVGVETDPELSLNEVWLRTQKLEALFGNTAEVASWYGEIGTPGSYWVISLTPVNSRDRSAEDIVAEWEEAGEQIAGLAQIEFDIDGGGPPVGRPVDIKVVGGTDLGRDKLANDLVIFLEQLNGTSRVSRDLHDSQPRVEAQLQYQWLNYYGISAQTVGDLIKYAVEGERISRIFNGEEEVFFRISLEDNDKTLAELNNLNARASDGNLVPLSKLIRWIDTTSASQISHYNGERVIRVSSGIDPTMTDPIAVFDDVMAAFMGQDYEGARLVAAGQILETAEAQRGFSIAILMAFAGISILLLLLFDRITEALMVLTVVPFGIAGALFILFLHNQVLSFFSIIGMIALIGIMVNNSLVLIWHFRSTIAALDRSNVIAFIITGTKSRVRPILLTTITTVVGLVPLAYGLGGYDNYMSPMALVVGWGCVISMLVTLIVIPALYAYVLEWKIRHGREL; encoded by the coding sequence ATGCAATCTTTATTAACGTTATTAAGTCAGCGCCGACTCGCCGCTAAGATACTCACACTGGTATTAATCGGCTTAGGGTTATTTGCGTTGACTCAATTACCGTTAGCCGAGAAACCGCGCTTTGATATGGGTGATGGCACGATCACCACGGTTTATCCGGGCGCCTCGGCATCGGATATCGAGAGTAATGTCACCAGTAAATTAGAAAAAGAACTGTTATCTATATCTGGGATTAAAGAATTTAACTCGACGTCTGAAGTGGGGGTATCTTCGATTGATTTTGCGTTGAACAGCGATGTATCTGATCCTAATATTGTTTATCAAGATATTCGCGATGCGATTTCTCGCGTATCGGACCTACCTACAGGGGTAACTGATGCGCCGACATTAGCGATTAAAAAATCGTACAGCTTGGATTTCATGGTTGTCGGTATTAGCAGTGATTTATCCTATGGTTCATTAAGGGAAAGAGCAAAAACCTTAGAGCTTGCCTTGCGCCGTGTTGATGGTATTGGCCAAGTGCATCCGATTGATTTACGTGATCCCGAGTTTTTAATTGCCTTAGAACCTGTACAGCTAAAGCGTTATGGCTTAACAGTGGGGGAAATTGCGCAATTAATTGCTGAACGTAATGTGTTAATTAGTGGTGGACGTTTAGAGTTATTACAAAATAACCCTGAGCTCATCACGATTGCTGAACTTGATGACATAAATAAATTGGCTGATATGTTTATTGGTTTTATGCCGAATATTCAATTGAAAGATGTTGCAGGGGATATTAGTAGCACCTTCCAAAAAGCCGAAGTGTTTGGTTCTCTCAATGGTCAAAAAAGTATTTTGTTTGATTTACGCACCGATGAAAGTGCCGATGTACTGGCTACGTCGGCACAAGTTCGTGATTTATTAGCAAGAATGGAACTGCAATTTGGTGATAAGTATAAGTTGGATGTGGGTTTTGATCTTGCCAATGAAATTCGCGCTAAATCAGATATTGTCCGTAACAATGGTTTAGTTGGCTTAATTTTGGTGCTGGTGGTATTGGCGCTGTTTCTTGATAAGCGAATTGCTTTTTGGGTGGCGGTTTCCATCCCAGTCTGTTTATTAGGGACGTTAGCGTTGTTGCCAGCGTTAGGTCAGATTTTAGATGCTTACACCTTATCTGCGCTTATTTTGATTATCGGTATTATCGTTGATGATGCTGTGGTAGTCAGTGATAAGATCATTACGTTGGTGGAAGAAGGCCAGCCAATTAAAAAAGCTGTTAGTAATGGTGTTAAAGCTGTATTTCCTGCTATCACCGCCAGTATTTTGAGTACCATGATAGCCTTTATCCCATTATTATTCTTACCGGGTAACAGTGGCCAAATGATGTATGTGATCCCGTTGACGGTGATTGTGGCACTGTGTTTTTCTTTCATTGATGCACTGTTTTTTATTCCCGCTCATTTACAAGGCGTACTCGTTAACAGTAAGCGTGTAAAGCAAAGTAACGAAACCCAGTTTAATTATATTAATAATGCGATCGTATGGTTGCTGACAAAGCGTAAATGGGTGCTCAGTGTCTCTTTATTGTTATGTATCGGTTTAGGTAGTTTTTCGTATAAACAATTAAGTTTCTTATTTTTCCCTACCGACGGCGCTTATTTAATTGAAGTCGGTGTCGAAACCGATCCAGAGTTATCACTGAATGAAGTCTGGCTGCGAACCCAAAAACTAGAAGCATTATTTGGCAATACCGCTGAAGTCGCTTCTTGGTATGGTGAAATAGGTACCCCAGGTAGCTATTGGGTTATTTCATTAACGCCGGTAAATAGTCGTGATCGCAGTGCTGAAGATATCGTTGCTGAGTGGGAAGAGGCTGGCGAACAAATCGCAGGTCTAGCACAAATTGAGTTTGATATTGACGGCGGTGGTCCCCCAGTCGGTCGTCCTGTTGATATTAAAGTTGTCGGGGGCACTGATCTTGGTCGTGATAAGTTAGCCAATGATTTGGTTATATTTTTAGAGCAACTTAATGGCACGAGTCGTGTGAGTCGTGACTTGCACGATAGTCAGCCCCGTGTAGAAGCGCAATTACAGTATCAGTGGCTTAATTATTACGGTATTAGCGCACAGACAGTGGGTGATTTAATTAAATATGCGGTAGAGGGCGAGCGTATTTCACGTATTTTTAATGGTGAAGAAGAAGTCTTTTTCCGCATCAGTTTAGAAGATAATGATAAAACGTTAGCAGAGCTGAATAACTTAAATGCCAGAGCAAGTGATGGTAATTTAGTGCCGTTGAGCAAACTCATTCGTTGGATTGATACGACGTCAGCATCGCAGATTAGCCATTATAACGGTGAACGAGTTATTCGTGTATCTTCCGGTATCGACCCTACAATGACAGATCCGATAGCCGTATTTGATGATGTAATGGCTGCATTTATGGGGCAAGATTATGAGGGCGCAAGATTAGTCGCAGCAGGGCAAATATTAGAGACTGCTGAGGCGCAGCGGGGTTTTAGTATTGCGATTTTAATGGCGTTTGCAGGTATTAGCATACTGTTATTATTATTGTTTGACCGTATTACCGAAGCCTTGATGGTATTGACGGTCGTGCCATTTGGTATCGCCGGTGCGTTATTTATTTTGTTTCTACATAATCAGGTGCTTAGCTTTTTTTCTATCATAGGTATGATTGCGTTAATTGGGATAATGGTGAATAACAGCTTGGTGCTGATTTGGCATTTCCGCTCAACGATAGCGGCGCTAGATCGTAGCAACGTGATTGCCTTTATTATCACTGGTACTAAAAGCCGTGTGCGACCGATCTTATTAACGACAATTACCACCGTTGTTGGTCTCGTGCCTTTGGCATACGGTCTTGGCGGTTATGATAACTATATGTCCCCAATGGCGCTTGTTGTTGGCTGGGGCTGTGTGATTTCGATGTTGGTCACCTTAATCGTTATCCCGGCATTATACGCCTATGTCCTTGAATGGAAAATTCGTCATGGTCGTGAACTTTAA